The following is a genomic window from Coriobacteriaceae bacterium.
TGGCGATGGCGGCTTGTACCATGCCGGTGCTCATGAGGTAGGTCACCAGGAAGTAACCACCATAGGCTGCCAGGAAGATCGCGCAGGTGAGGCCCACGGTGCCGCCTATGCTCATATTTCCGAAAATGCTCACCAGCTCGATGATCACCTTGAGCGCCACAAAGGAGTGCGCCAAGCCCACTGCCAGCGGGAACAGGAAGAATACCGCTTGCTGCGCCATCACCGAATGGCGAATCTGGCGGTCGTCACAGCCGATCTGTGCCAGCACACGATAGCTGCGGCTGCCGTCGGCCACATTGGAGAGCTGCTGGATCGATAGGATTGCCGCGCACGCAACGACCAGTACAAAGCCAATGTAGATGGCCAGATAGCTAATCATGCCGTTCATCTGCGCTGCTTGCGTGTACATCTCGGAACGCGTGATGAAGACTCCCCATGACCCCGGCTCCTTGCCGTCAACGAGCAGATTGTCGAGCAAGGTGTATTTAATGCTCTCGTCTGCCTCGGTCGTATCCATACCCTGTTTGTAATTAACGAGCAGATTACTGGAATACGGTTGCAGTTTAAGCTGGGACAGCAGCTCATCGGCTACGACCACGGTACCGGGATTGCTGCCCATCGCCGAGTTGGCGATGGCCGCCGTGTCCTCGTCCGACTTATCGGTTGCGGGCTTGAGCGTATGCCCGCCCAAGGTTAGGGCATGGCCGCCAGCCATATACTTGGTGTACAGGTCGCCCAGCTCACCGCCCATATCACACGTGAGCAGATACTGGTCGCGGCCAATGCTCACCGGCTCCTCGCCCATCATCTGGCGCAGTTTGTTGTACTGGCTCGCCGGCGTCACATACAGACCCATCGCATCGGCGTTGCTTCCCTCGAGCGCCTTGGGAAGCTTTTCGCCCATGGCCTTGCACATCTCACCCGCCACCACCGAGGGGCCCGAGCCGCCAAGCGGATAACTCAGATACGAATCGATCTGCACATGCTCACCGGCAACATCGGCGATATTGACCTTCTTGCCGGTCTCGTCGTTGTTGTCCGCCGACTTGCCCTTAATACCGTCTGCAACGTTATCGGGATCTTTACGATCGCCATGCCATGCAGCGTACAAATCGACCGTTGCATCGGCCAGCACCATGCGATCGGCCTCAGACGGATTGACATACTCCTTGTAGTAGTCGAGCGTTTCGGGCGTGTAATAGACATACGTCTGAGACACGTCAACAGGGTTATAGCGCTCCAGATTCTCGTTCATCACATTGGCAATCGACATACCGCAGGTCACCGAGGTAATGGCCAAAAACAGAATCATCGCGATGACGCCCATCGAAAAGCACACCGTATTGACCTTGGCCGAAAGCTGACGCACGGTAAACATATTGAGGCCGCGCCAATACACGCTGCGCAGGCTCTGCAACAGCTTGATAAGCATGCCCGAGAGTCCCCAGAACAGGGCAAAGGTGCCCACTGTAACCATAGCGGTCGTAATGCCAAACTGGTTCATAGCCTCTTGCAGCTTGCTGTCCGTCGCGGTTAGCGGGAACCCATCACGTAGCAGACGGTAATAGGCCACGCCCACAAGCACCACGCCCACGGCAAAGATGGCAATCGCGATCCAGGGGTTGCGTGTCTTGATGCTCTCGTTGCGACGCTCGGCACCCATAAGCTCGATGAGTTTGGTACGGCGCACGGCACGAAGGTTCAGCAGTAGCGTAAGCACAAACATTACGAGCATGCAGGCAAGGGTCAGGTTGAACGCATGCACCGAGAAAAAGAAGTGGAAATTGGCGATCTGTGTCTTAAAGAGCGAGGCCGTAAAGAATGTCATGAGCTGGGAGAGTCCCACACCCAGCACAATGCCGACGACAAAGGCCACAACCGATACTATCACGGTCTCGAGCGCCATGATCGTGGCGACGCGCCCGCGCCCCATGCCGAGCACCTGGTACAGGCCAAACTCCTTCTTGCGGCGTTTCATGATGAAGTTATTGGCATACACCATCAAAAAGGCCATGACACCGGCCAAAAAGTACGTCAGGTAGCCGAGCATGCTGCCCATAACCTGTGCCAAGCCCTCTTCATCGATTCCGGCGATGTCGACCTGCATCGAGATGGTGTTAAAGGCATAGAAGACCGTGACGCCCAGGGTGAGCGTCAAAAGGTAGACGAGGTAGTCGCGGCCGGCGCGGCGGACGTTGCCCCAAGCGAGTTTACAGAGCATCGGAGCCCTCACCGCCCATCATGGCAACGACCTCCATAATGCGGTCGAAGAACTCTCGGCGGTCGGTGTCGCCGCGGCGCAACTCGGTGAAGATCTTGCCGTCGCGAATAAACAGTACACGGCTCGTGTAGCTGGCGGCAAAACTGTCGTGCGTAACCATGAGCACGGTGGCGCGCAGGCGGCGGTTGAGGGCCTCTAGGCTCTCGAGCAGCAGGCGGGCGCTTTTGGAGTCGAGGGCGCCGGTGGGCTCGTCGGCCATAATCATAGTGGGATCGGTGACGAGCGCGCGAGCCGCGGCAACGCGCTGCTGCTGGCCGCCAGACATCTGGTAGGGGTACTTGTCGAGCACCTGGCTAATAGACAGACGCGCGGCCACATCCTGCACGCGGGTCGAGATTTCGGCCGAGTTTGTGCGCGCGATGGTGAGCGGCAGGGCGATGTTCTCGCGTGCCGTGAGCGTATCGAGCAGGTTGGAATCCTGGAAGATAAAGCCGAGCTCCTCGCGGCGGAACTGCGAGAGCTTGGCCTGCTTCATGCGCGTAACGTCCTGCCCGTTGATGCGGATGGTGCCGCTCGTGGCGCTATCGATGGTCGAGACGCAGTTGAGCAACGTCGACTTGCCCGAGCCCGAGGCGCCCATGATGCCAACAAATTCGCCGCGGTTGACAGTAAAGCTGACGTCGTTGAGCGCGCGGGTCACGTTGCCCAGCGCTCCATATACCTTTTCGAGATGCGCGACCTCCAGTACCGGGGTCGCCATGTGCGTGGTTTGCATACCGAGTCCTTTCTTGCGATTAGTCTACGGCATCTATAGTCGCAAGAAGACGAGTCGGCTACCATCGATATGGCTTACGCTTGCCTTACCGTTGTGTAAGGTAGGGGTAGCTACCCTGCCACGTGTTGATGTTGAGAGAGGACTCCTGTTGAAGACTGTTCATGTTGCCGCTGGGATCATTCGCAAGGAAGGATCTGACGAGCTGCTTGCCGTGCAGCGCGGCTACGGCGACATGCAGGGGCTTTGGGAGTTCCCGGGCGGCAAGCTCATGCGCGGCGAGACGCCCGAGGATGCCGTGCGCCGCGAGCTTATGGAAGAGCTGCAGGTAAAGGTCACCAACCTGCGCGATTTCTATACCGTTGAGTACGACTACCCCGATTTCCATCTCTCCATGGAGTGCTATTACTGCTCGCTGGCCGATGAGTCCGGCGAGCCCCAGAAACACGACCGCCAGCTCGATATCCGCTGGATTCCACGCACCTCGCTTGCCACCGTTGAGTGGATGCCCGCCGACAAGGGGCTGATCGATGCCCTGATTGAGCTGAAGGAAGACCGGTTTGAGGCAAGCGCCGCCGATGACGCCGCGCCCAACACGACCGACGAGCCCACCACCAAGCCCAAGCGCAAAACCAAGCGCCGCTCCAAAAAGCGCACCAAACCCGGCTTGCTCGACGGCATCGACACCTCGGACCTCTCCGCCGACGAGCGTGAACTAGTGCGCCGTCGCGCCGCCATCAAAAAGTCCATGAAGGGCAACAAGCGCGCCAACACCAAGCCCGAGCTGCTCGTACGCCAGCGCCTGCGCGCCGCGGGCCTTACGGGCTATCGCTTGGAATGGAAGGTTCCCGGCAAGCCCGACATCGCCTTCCCCGGACGCAAGATCGCCATCTTCGTCAACGGCTGCTTTTGGCACCGCTGCCCCAAGTGCAATCCGAGTCAGCCCAAGCGCAATGTTGAGTTTTGGGAAGCAAAGTTCCGCCGCAACGTCGAGCGTGACCACGCCGCTGTGGCAGCGCTCACCGAAATGGGCTGGACACCCATAACCATCTGGGAATGCGAGCTCAAAAAGGACCGCATCGACGCCACGATGGAAAAGGTTATCGAGCAGGTGCGCGCCGCAGAGCCGCAGCGCTAAAACGAGCCATTCACAGGCCCCGCACGCCCGCGCCACATCCGCGCCACAAACCTTAGAAAGCCCTTAAGCTCAAAACCTTTCAAAGGTGTTATCTGATAGCTCTGACCTGCGGTTTCATCATAATTGCAAACCTCATTAAGCCTTTCTTTAGCGCTTCTTTGCAACGACCGCGGCATAATACTGCCAACGCACGGGACCTAGCAGCACACCCCGTGCGCACCCTTTTGGTGGACATCGAGGAGGCCGCATAAGCATGCATTCTTCCAATGACGCAGCACAGCAGCCATCCCTAAAACATGCAAACCTTTTCTCCTTCCCCCCGACACAGAGAGACGGCCTCCTCGACTCCCCCACCACAAAAGCCAAACGCTCAACTAATCAGAGCCTCAACTTGCGAGCATCGTTCGAAAAGCTCCAAGCATCCCTAGACAAGGCGTTCCCCGAACAGGCAAGGGCAATCTAAGCCCATCGCGCTTTATGCTGATGCCATGCGAAACATGGATCACATAGAATTGCACCGCGGAGGACGCGAGGAAGCGTTTCCCGAGACCGCCGAAGACTGGCCCTATATTGCCGAACGCGCAGAATTCGCTCGCTATCCGGGCAATTCCGTCCCCTGGCACTGGCATTCCGAAGTCGAGCTTTTCTACATGGAGCAGGGGACAATTGACTATCGCACGCGTGCAGCACATGAGCACATGCGCTTTGAGGAAGGGTCCGCCGGCTTTATCAACGGCGGCGTTTTGCACAGCACCCTGCAATCACCCAATTCGGCGCCAGCAATTCAACTGTTGCATATTTTTCAGCCGTCAATGCTTGGCGATCCCGCGGGACGCCTTCAAAAGCGCTACATCAATCCTTTACTACAATGTCGAGGCGTCGATGTACTCAAATGGTCGCCCACCAACCCCGACGATATGCCCTTTATCGATTTGCTGAAGAGCTCCTTTAACCACGATCTTCAACAGCCGCAGAACGAGATGGCGCTTCGAAATAGCCTGTCCGAACTCTGGATTCAGATCTATGCCAAAGCTGAACCGCTCTTTTCCTCCGACGACGCCTCTTGGATGACCAGCCGTGAACTTCGGTTCAGGGAAATTCTGGACTACATCCGCACACACTATGCAGACAGCATAGATGTTCCCCAAATTGCGTCCGCGGTCGGCATCAGCGAAAGAGATTGTTATCGCACCATCAAAGCTTGCGCGGGAACAACCCCGGCCGCGTATCTACGCGCATACCGCATCACCCGCGCTTGCACGCTCTTGACGCACACCACGCGAACGGTACAGACGATCGCTCACCAATGCGGCTTTGCAACGGCGAGCCACCTTGGGCAGGTATTCAAGGAACAAATTGGTTGCACCCCTTCTGAGTATCGAGCCATGAGGCAGAATTTCGATACTACAGGGCAGAAATAACGCTAGCGCTTCCACCTCACCTGTCCCACACTATCAGACAGATGAGAGAAAGGAATGCCATGAAACAATTCGACCATGTCGTGTTTGACGTTGATGGAACATTGGCAGATACAGAAGAAAGCGTTCTGTCATCGCTTGCCCAGATAGTCCAAGAAGAGACCGGCAAAACGCTCCCCCGAAACGAGCTTGAATTTGCCCTCGGCATACCCGGCAAGGATGCTCTTGAGAAACTTGGAATCTACTCGCAAGCAACGTTGGATCGCTGGTGCCACGTTGCCGCCAGCTTTAAAAGCACCATCAGCGTTTTTCCAGGTTTGCTTGAAGTCATCGCAAAACTCGCCGATAACGGTTGCAATCTTGGCATCGTCTCCTCACGTGCGCGCGACGAATACGCAGAAGAAATAGCACCCCTTGGTTTCGATACGTATTTTGAGCACATCATCCTTGTCGAAGACACAACCGAACACAAACCCGCACCCGCTCCCATGCTCGAATATCTCCGGCGTACGGGCGCGAATCCTGGCAACGTCGTCTACGTTGGCGACACCGTCTACGACGAACAATGCGCAACTTCAGCAGGGGTCAGTTTTGCCCGAGCAGCATGGGGATCACACCAAGACATCCCAAACGCCACCTACAACCTCAAAACCCCCAACGATCTACTAACCCTAACAACCAAGTAACCTCCGCGCCCGACCCTATCAGCCCCCAACGCCACAAGGGCGATTGAGCAGGACGGTTTGGGCGGGTCCCGTACTTAGTTTCCAAAATCATTCCGCAGCGCGAATACTTCTTATTATTTTCCGCCCTAACGCCACAAGGGCGACGGCCTCGAGAAGATCAACTTGGGAGGGACGAGGGCTTAGTTCCCCAATCTTTCCGCAGGGGGCAAAAAGCCTCGCCGCACGAAGTGCGCAGCGAGGCTTTTTGCATGCCCGAGGACGATTGGGGAACTAAGCCCTCGTCCCTCCCCGGGAAATGTAGCGAGTAGGAGTACCCTTGCTGTTACTCTGCTTTGCCCACAGAGTTGAGGTTGGTCATGCGAATCTTAACCAGCTCGGTGATCTCGCGCATGCCCTCCTTGGCCGGCTTCTTGGGATCGAAGCAGGCGGGGTTCTCAGCCATGTAGGCCATGAAGCCCTTGGTGTAGGCCTGACGCAGCTCGGTGGCATAGTTGACCTTGCAGATGCCGTTCTTCACGGCCTCGGCAACCTGCTCATCGGGCACACCGGAGGTGCCGTGCAGGACCAGCGGCACGTCGACGGCGTCGCGGATGGCCTTGACCACGGACTGCTCGATGTGCGGATCGCTCGTGTACACGCCGTGGCTGGTGCCAACGCCAATAGCGAGGGAGGTGCAGCCAGTGCGCTCGACGAACTCCTTGGCCTCGGCGGGGTCGGTGTAGGGGCTCTCGCCCTCAACCGCGGGACCGTCGTCCTCCTTGCCGCCAACCTTGCCGAGCTCGGCCTCGACGGGCACGCCCATGGCGCGGCCAGCGTCGGCGACGGACTTGGTCAGGGCGATGTTGTCCTCGAAGGACTCGTGCGAACCGTCGATCATGACGGAGGTGTAGCCAGTGCGGAAGGCCTGCATGCAGCGGTCATAGCCATCGCCGTGATCGAGGTGCAGGGCGACGGGCACGGAAGCGCGCTCGGCGGCAGCCTTGACCATGCCGTAGAAGTAATCCAGGCCAGCAGTCTTGATGGTGCCCGGGGTGGTCTGCATGATGACGGGGGACTTGGTCTCCTCGGCAGCGGCCAGAACAGCCATAACAAACTCGAGGTTCTCGACGTTGAACGCGCCGACGGCGTAGTGGCCGGCCTGAGCGTCCTTGAGCATCTTTTCGGTGGTAACAAGTGCCATGAGCGTTTGCTCCTCTCCCTCGCCCGCATCTGGACATCGGGCGTACGTGTCCGCAAGGCGTTTTACCTTGCGTTTTACTGCGCTCATTGTATGAAATTCGGCGGGTGTGAATGTGCGAGATACCGTCGCTCCGCAGGGCAAGACCCTAAATTTTGAAAAGCAAACGGAAGGGTTTGTGCCGGGCGCACGTGTTCGATATTGAGTTTTGAGCCTTGATTGCCTTTCTTTTATAGAAAAGATAAGTATTCGAAAGGCGTTTTCTTACTCAAAAAGAAAATGAACGAAAATGGACTCAACACAATTCCTGCAAATTTTGCTGAGAATGGAGCTACCATGGCCCAAGTTGCAACCCGAGCTTTTGCCGACGAACGCCGTGCCGCCATCATGGAAATGCTCGAGCATAATGCCTCGGTGCAGGTGGCAGAAATCGCCCAGACCTTTGGCGTGTCCTCTGTCACCGCTCGCGCTGATCTGGACGCCCTCGCTGAGTCCGGCAAACTGCGCCGCACGCACGGTGGCGCCGTGTCGCTCCACAAACGCCTGACCGTCTCCACGCAGGATCGGCGCATCAACGTCAACGTTGCCGCCAAGCAGGCCATCGCCCAAAGCGCCATAGAACTCGTCAACGACGGCGACACGCTCCTCGTCGACTCGGGCACCACCGCGCTCGAATTTGTCCGCCTGCTCGACCAACGCGACGGCATCACCGTCATCACGGCAGACATTACGATCGCTGATTACATCGACGAGAGCATGCCCTCGGTCGACGTCGTCATGCTGGGCGGCGCGCTGCGCAAAGGGCACCGTTATCTGTACGGTCCGCTCACCATGCAGGCGCTGCAGATGATTCACGCCGACCTCGCCATCATGTGCCCTGGCGCCTTTGTCCCGGGTTGCGGCTTTACCACCGACTTTCCGCAGATGGCCGAAACCAAAACGGCTATGATCGCCGCCGCACGCCGAGGCGTCGCTCTGATGGACGCAAGCAAGGTCAACGGACGCGGCATGTACCGCTTCGCCGAACTTGCCGATGTCGACACCATCGTGATGGACCGTGACCCCGAAGGCGCCGTTGCCACCTCAATCGCCGAGGCCACCGATGCCGACGTCCCAGCCCTCTTCCTCGCCCGCGCCTAAATGTAAAAACCACCACAAAGGGCACCTTTGTGGTGGTTTATGTTGCAACTACTGCAAACGCATGGCCTCCTGGACTGCGCCAACCAAGTTAGCATCGTTGCCGAGCTGCGCGGCCTTAATCCGCGGCTCGGGAATACCGGCGAGGCCGCCCTCGTACCCCGCAAGCGCGACGGGCATCTGCTTGCGCAGGGCGTCGATAAGCTCCGGATGGCAGGAAATACCGCCCGCAATAACAAATACCTCGGGATCAATCACAGCCTGAAGATTAACAAGCTGCGCATCGAAGGTGCGCGCATAGCGGTCAAGCGCACGCTGAGCATCAGCATCGCCGGACTCAATCCATTCGAACACTCGACGCCCATCTACGGGAGAGTCCTCCGGCAGCCCCTTTTCGGCAACCGCCGCGTCGCGAAGCGCACGCCATCCGCCCGTACCGGCAAAGGTACTTTCCATGCTCGCCGGACGCGCCACATCGTTGCGCAAGAAGCTAAATTCGCCCGCAAAGCAATGCGCGCCGCGAAGCACCTTTCCGTCGATGACGATGCCGCCGCCGATACCAGTGCCGATAGCGAGCACGACGCCAAACCGCGCGCCGCGCAGCGCTCCCGCCGCGTATTCACCCAGAGCGCAGCACTTGCCGTCATTATTAACGGCGACGGGTACGCCCAAGCGCTCGCGCATGATTTTTCCAAGGGGACATCCATCCATATAGGTGAGCGATCCGCCACGATGAATCGTGCCGTCAAGATCGCCCTCATAGATGCCGCCCGGAGCGCTCACGCCCACGGCCGAAACACGGTTGAGGTACGGTTCAACGAGCCCAATCAGAGATTCGACCGTCTCTTCGGCTGTGGTAAAACCAGTCGGCAGGCTTCCACGCGCGTGGATAGAAAAATCCTCGCCCAACACAGCCCATTTGACCGCCGTACCGCCCACGTCGATACCAAAGTACTCTTTCAAGTCCTACTCCTCTTATCTGCATCCTCAAATGCCGAATGCCGGAACGGAAACCGTCTCGGCATTGGCTAGTCTCGTCTGAGATTGTCTCTACCGCTCGGTCTTTGCCTCGCGAATACGCAGCATCATGTACTGACGGCTCGGCAGATCGATACGGAACTTACCCTCGAAAGTGCCCTCGAGCGTCTCGGCGGCCATGTTCCACGTGTCAATCACGTCGACGGTATAACGCTTGCCCTCAGCGCCCTCGAACTCTCGATACGCCGGGCGATTAAAGCCAAAGTACATAACAACATCGGCAGTCCCGCGGCCATGGTCGTTGGACATGCAGGTAACGTCCCAGGTAAACGTACCATCGAGGACGCCGATCTCGTCGGGCACCCAATCAAAATCATCCGGCAGTGCCTCCATAAAGCGGCGGCAGAAACCGATGCGGTCGGGCGACTCACCAAAGAGCTCGCCGCCATGTGCCCACCAAAGCTTGGGACCGCGGTCGACGTAGGTCTCGCCATGCGTGACATAACCGCCGCGCAGACTGCCCTCCCAAAAACGACGGACGAGCTCCTGGGCCGTAAGGTTGCCCCAGCCCCAGTTGATATTGCCCTCATAGCCGACCTCGTCGATCAGAACCGGCTTGCTATACTGCGCGCGCAGCATGGTGACGTCCTCTGCTGTGTTTTTGAGGTCGCACCTCTGGTAGCTCACGTGCGTAATCCACGGATGGCTGTGGTCAAAGATCTCGCGGCAATTGTGGATGCTGCGCAAGTGTCCATACGGGTCGTTCGCCATGATGATGCGGGCATAGCGGTCCCAGTCCTCAGCCGGCTTCCACGGCATAAGGTCCCACTCATTGGCGAGGCTCCACCAGATGTTCTTGTATGCCGAGAAACGGCGAGCCACATACGCCAGGTAGAAGACATCCTCCTCGCGCGTCATGCGAGAGAAACCCCAGTCCTCGGGCTTATCATACGGGTGCAAAACGATAAGGTCCGCCTGGATGCCCAGCTCGTCAAGTTGTTCAATGCGGTGCTCGAGGTTCTCCCAAAACGGCTCGTAGAAGCGGTAATGGTCAAAGCCGCCCTTCTCGCCCTCGTAAGCATACATCGCCGGATCCTCGACGTTATAGTCGTAAAACTTGGGGAAGACACACATGCGGATTTTGTTAAAGGGCGCTGTGGCGAGCGTCTGAAGCGTCTGCTCCTGCAGCTCGGCATCTTGATTGGTCCACGCATAGCAAGTGGTGCCGAAGGGCAGGTAGCGTGTGCCGTCCTCGTACGCAAAATTGAAATCTTCGTCGGTAATGAACGGAACATTGTGGGCAAGCACATCTTTTGCCAGCAGAACACGACCATGGTTGTCGCCCGTGGCAGGCGTGGCCTCAAAGGAGCCGGCGGCACCATCGAGCGCGGGGTCATTGGAACTCACCACGTAGTTCCAGACGCCGGCACTCTCAGGCATAAAGTTGATTCCATAGTTGCCGTCACCCTTGTAGAAGCCACGGACCTCAAAGCTGTCCATGCCGTCCGCGCGATCGAAGTGTGCCGACAGCTCGACCTCGACATAGGGATTGCCGGCCGCAGTGCCTGCGAGCTCGAGCTTAAACACCTTGTACTGCTCGACGGTGGTCATAATAACGCCTCCAAGTTAAGCGATTGAATAGTCGGAGTCCGTCGGGCAACGTGAACGCTGCCCGACGGAAGGAAAGAGAGTGGCGGATTACTTGGCGCTCTTGATGAGCATGATGAACACATAGCCCACGGCGATGAGCACGATGGAGATCGGGAACGCCATGAAGTAGGAACCGGTGGCGACAACAATTGCCGAAGTCACGATGGGGCCGAGAATCTGGCCGATGGTGTTGGCGATGTTGAGGATACCCAGGTCCTTGCCGGCATTCTCCTTATCGGGCAGGACGTCGACATTGAGCGCCTGGTCCACGGAAGAATAGATGCCGTAGCCAAGACCGGCCAGCAGAGCGAAGCCGTACATGCCAGCAACGGACTTAAGCAGCCAGGGCAGGGCGATACCAGTGCACATCATGATCGTTGCAACGAGGATGATGGGCTTGCGACGGCCGATCTTGTCGGAGATGGCGCCCGAGGTGAGCGAGGCGACAAGCGACACGACCATGATCACGACGGACATACTCGAAAGGACCGCGCCGGCTTCTGCCACTGGAAGACCGATGTACTTCTCGAGGATGTATAGCTGATAGCCGTTGATACAGAAGTAACCAAAGATGAGGAGAAGGCGGCCAAAGAGTGCCAGGTAGAAGTCGCGGCAGTTCTTGGTGGGCGGAACGAACATGAGCAGCAGCGACTTGAGGTTGAGCTTCTCGGACTGCTCGCCCTCGGCAAGCGTGGCAGACTTCTCGCGCGGCCAAATAATGGTGGCAAGGATGCCGGTCAGGAACCAAGAAACTGTACCGATAATAAAGCCGGGCACCGGGTTGGAGAGGAACTGCGTACCGATGATGGTGCCGATAGACTGACCAGCCGTTGCACCGCCGCCATAGAAAGCGGAGAGCGTACCGCGCTTGTTAAGCGGAATACGGTCGGAAAGCACGGCAACAGCGGGAGCAAGCATGCAGTTAAGACCAATCTGCAGCACACACCAGGAGGCGACGATCATAGGAAGCGTGGTGGCAACCGAAGTGCTCCAGAAGGCGCAGCCGCAGATAAAGCCGCCGACAACGATAAACGGCGTGCGCTTGCCAAAGCGGCTGTGGCAGTGGTCGGAAAGTGCGCCAAAAACAAGATTCGAGAACAGGGCGAAGATCGAGCCGACCGAGTTCATCGCCGCGAGAATCGCCTCGGGCTGGCCGATGTTAAGGCCGTTAAAGCGCTCGGGGAACAAGACGTTGGAGCCGATCGTGCCCGACATCATCCACATGATTCCGAAGATGATAAAGCCGATCATGAAGCGCCATGTCTCGGTTTTGGTCATGGGCCTACCGGTGTCGGGGGCAATGGCGTTGGGATCAATCGCCGTTGACGTTTGGGTTGCCATTTTGACAGTTCTCCCTTCAAAGATGTTGCCTGTACAGTTCACGGAATCAGGGTGGCGTAAAAGGGGTCGAAACGCCACCCCTAACGGACGCGATATGGGGTACGCCGCCGTGAACTGCTCGAAGTTTACTTACTGAATAGTAAGTAACTTCTTCGATTTGCATAATAGCCCTCCACAACGGTTACTTAGTGGTTAGTAAGTGGTAATTGGGATGAACGGTCGATTTTGCCGTTTAAACGGTGTTTACTTTTGTTGACAGCTTCATTGCACCGTCTTATTCGAGGCAAGTTGGTCTAGCATCGAGTGAAGCAAGAGCAGTACGGGGCCGACGGGCGCCGATACATGAGATATGGATTTTCATGAACAACGATCAAGAGAAGAAATCGGTCCGAACGGCCTCGAGGCGCAGCAATGCCGCGCAGGAGCGCCTTGAGCAGATTGTGCTCGCCGCCGTCAAGATTATTAACGCACGCGGCTACAACGGCATGTCGCTCCAGGCCGTCGCAAACGAGGTGGGAATCACCCAAGCAGGCGTGCTTCACTATGTGGGCAATAAACAGGGCCTTTTGCTCGAAGTTATCCAGCATTATTACAAGCAAAGTTCTGATATCGATGACTACCTCACGCTGTTTGCGCCCGGCGGTGCCTTTGAGGGGCAGAAGCCGAAAATACCCGAGTATCTGCGATTGATCGTCGCAGAGAACGCCAACCAGCCCGAGCTCGTCATGCTGTTTCAAACCCTCAACACCGAGGCGATGTCACCCGAAAGTCCGATGCACGAGTATTTCAACAACTATTCACGCGAGGCAACCCACCCATCTTGGGTCCCGGCATGGTCGGTACCCAACGGCGTCGATGCCGAAGAGACGCTCTCGTGTGCCCTTGCCGCCATGTACGGTCTCGAAGGTCGTTGGCTCGCCCGTCCAGACGAAATCGATTACAAAGCAGAATGGGCCAAATTCGAGGACGTCCTCTTCCCTCTGCCGATGTGGGAAAACTATCGCTAGCGTAAATAACTGGGTCCCGAAATCTCAAACCACCACAAAGGGCACCTTTGTGGTGGTTTGAGCGGCACGGCGGTTCGCTCCGCCAGTTTGTCTCAATCTGTAACAACTGGACCCCTAAAAGCCGGCTAACTGTTACAGATTGAGATAGTCCCGCTCGACCCCCGCCCTTAATCTAAATCTGTAACAGATAGAGTCGATTTAGCCACCCAGATGCTACAGGTTGAGACAGTTGGATACGAAACGGTCTTCGCAGAAGCGACCTTCTAACAAAGAGACGCTACATATTGACCGAAGCCCGGCAGCGCAAACTCAAAACGTCCCTGTAGGGGTTCTTCAATCACTCCTGCCTCAATCAGACGTTTTTTATACGTCGAAAT
Proteins encoded in this region:
- a CDS encoding ABC transporter ATP-binding protein, with protein sequence MATPVLEVAHLEKVYGALGNVTRALNDVSFTVNRGEFVGIMGASGSGKSTLLNCVSTIDSATSGTIRINGQDVTRMKQAKLSQFRREELGFIFQDSNLLDTLTARENIALPLTIARTNSAEISTRVQDVAARLSISQVLDKYPYQMSGGQQQRVAAARALVTDPTMIMADEPTGALDSKSARLLLESLEALNRRLRATVLMVTHDSFAASYTSRVLFIRDGKIFTELRRGDTDRREFFDRIMEVVAMMGGEGSDAL
- a CDS encoding HAD family hydrolase — translated: MKQFDHVVFDVDGTLADTEESVLSSLAQIVQEETGKTLPRNELEFALGIPGKDALEKLGIYSQATLDRWCHVAASFKSTISVFPGLLEVIAKLADNGCNLGIVSSRARDEYAEEIAPLGFDTYFEHIILVEDTTEHKPAPAPMLEYLRRTGANPGNVVYVGDTVYDEQCATSAGVSFARAAWGSHQDIPNATYNLKTPNDLLTLTTK
- a CDS encoding ABC transporter permease, translated to MLCKLAWGNVRRAGRDYLVYLLTLTLGVTVFYAFNTISMQVDIAGIDEEGLAQVMGSMLGYLTYFLAGVMAFLMVYANNFIMKRRKKEFGLYQVLGMGRGRVATIMALETVIVSVVAFVVGIVLGVGLSQLMTFFTASLFKTQIANFHFFFSVHAFNLTLACMLVMFVLTLLLNLRAVRRTKLIELMGAERRNESIKTRNPWIAIAIFAVGVVLVGVAYYRLLRDGFPLTATDSKLQEAMNQFGITTAMVTVGTFALFWGLSGMLIKLLQSLRSVYWRGLNMFTVRQLSAKVNTVCFSMGVIAMILFLAITSVTCGMSIANVMNENLERYNPVDVSQTYVYYTPETLDYYKEYVNPSEADRMVLADATVDLYAAWHGDRKDPDNVADGIKGKSADNNDETGKKVNIADVAGEHVQIDSYLSYPLGGSGPSVVAGEMCKAMGEKLPKALEGSNADAMGLYVTPASQYNKLRQMMGEEPVSIGRDQYLLTCDMGGELGDLYTKYMAGGHALTLGGHTLKPATDKSDEDTAAIANSAMGSNPGTVVVADELLSQLKLQPYSSNLLVNYKQGMDTTEADESIKYTLLDNLLVDGKEPGSWGVFITRSEMYTQAAQMNGMISYLAIYIGFVLVVACAAILSIQQLSNVADGSRSYRVLAQIGCDDRQIRHSVMAQQAVFFLFPLAVGLAHSFVALKVIIELVSIFGNMSIGGTVGLTCAIFLAAYGGYFLVTYLMSTGMVQAAIATRYSE
- a CDS encoding helix-turn-helix domain-containing protein; this encodes MRNMDHIELHRGGREEAFPETAEDWPYIAERAEFARYPGNSVPWHWHSEVELFYMEQGTIDYRTRAAHEHMRFEEGSAGFINGGVLHSTLQSPNSAPAIQLLHIFQPSMLGDPAGRLQKRYINPLLQCRGVDVLKWSPTNPDDMPFIDLLKSSFNHDLQQPQNEMALRNSLSELWIQIYAKAEPLFSSDDASWMTSRELRFREILDYIRTHYADSIDVPQIASAVGISERDCYRTIKACAGTTPAAYLRAYRITRACTLLTHTTRTVQTIAHQCGFATASHLGQVFKEQIGCTPSEYRAMRQNFDTTGQK
- the vsr gene encoding DNA mismatch endonuclease Vsr, with the protein product MKTVHVAAGIIRKEGSDELLAVQRGYGDMQGLWEFPGGKLMRGETPEDAVRRELMEELQVKVTNLRDFYTVEYDYPDFHLSMECYYCSLADESGEPQKHDRQLDIRWIPRTSLATVEWMPADKGLIDALIELKEDRFEASAADDAAPNTTDEPTTKPKRKTKRRSKKRTKPGLLDGIDTSDLSADERELVRRRAAIKKSMKGNKRANTKPELLVRQRLRAAGLTGYRLEWKVPGKPDIAFPGRKIAIFVNGCFWHRCPKCNPSQPKRNVEFWEAKFRRNVERDHAAVAALTEMGWTPITIWECELKKDRIDATMEKVIEQVRAAEPQR